Below is a window of Thermodesulfomicrobium sp. WS DNA.
CGGCTGCGCACCACGGCTTCCTCTTCCTCACGCACCAAGGCCACGCCGATCTCCATGAGGTCGCGGATAATGGATTCCACGTCCCGACCCACGTAGCCCACTTCTGTAAACTTGGTGGCCTCCACCTTGAGAAACGGCGAGCCTGCGAGCTTGGCCAAGCGTCGGGCGATCTCGGTCTTGCCCACGCCCGTGGGGCCGATCATGAGGATGTTTTTCGGTGCGATCTCCTCGGCCAGTTCCGGGTCCAATTGCCGGCGGCGCCAGCGATTGCGCAAGGCAATGGCCACCATGCGTTTGGCGTCGGCCTGACCCACGATGTATTTGTCGAGTTCCGCGACGATCTCGCGGGGAGTCAATGGGCTCTGGTTCATGTATCGCCTCGGCGCAACGTTTCCACGACCACATGATCGTTGGTATAGACACAGATCTCCGCAGCCACGGCCATGGCCGCCCGCACCACATCCGCTGCAGGCAGGTCCGCATGACGGCGTAAGGCCCGGGCCGCGGCCAGGGCGAATCCTCCGCCCGAACCAATGGCCGCCACACCGTCGTCCGGCTCGATGACATCGCCCTGACCGCTGAGCACCAAGAGCGTGTCCACATCCGCCACCAGGAGCATGGCCTCCAGACGGCGCAAATAGCGATCGCTGCGCCACAGCTTGGCCAGTTCCACGCTGGCGCGCGTCAGATTGCCGCCGAACTCTTCGAGTTTGCCTTCAAATTTTTCCACCAAGGTGAGGGCGTCGGCCGTGGACCCGGCAAACCCACACAGCACCCGGTCGCGAAACAGCCGCCGCACCTTCCGGGCCCCGTGTTTTACCGCCATGGTGCCGCCCAAGGTGATCTGGCCGTCACCGGCCATGGCCACCCCCTGGGCGTCGCGCACCGCCACGATGGTCGTCCCGTGCAGGGCAGATCGTCCGTTGTTCTCCATTTACCACCGCTCCAAAAGTCGTTCCCGTTCCTCTCCATCCCACTCCGCCAGGCCCAAGGCCACCAGGGCGTCCTCCACCAATTGCTCCGGACTGCGGCAGGCTTGGAGCATATGATCCATCACCGCCATGTACAGGGGTTCGCGTTCCCGCAGACAGGCCACGAGTTCCTCCTCCAGGGGGAGGTCACTCAAGGCAGGGCGGCGCGCATCCGGCCCGTGGCCAAGCCGCGCAACAAGCAGCGGGATGTCTGCCGCCAGGTACAGCACCACCGCCTGCCGGCCCCACAGGGCACGATTTTTTTCCGACAGCACGGCCCCGCCCCCCGTGGCCACCACCTTGCCCGGCAGACCGCAGGCGTGCTCCACCGCGGCCTCTTCCGCAGCGCGGAACGCCGGCCATCCGTGCGCAGCCACGAAATCAGCGATGGACACCCCGAGATCCGCTTCCACCAGGTCGTCGGTATCCACGAACGGGCAGGCAAGACGCTCGGCAAGCAGACGGCCCACCGTGGTCTTGCCGCTGGCGCGAAGTCCCACCAGCACGATGTTCTTGCGCTCCAACGAAAACGGCTCCCGCCGAAACTGGCCGGGCCGAAAGGTCATGGTGGCATCCGCTTCCGCCACTTCCACTTTTTTCTTGATGAACATAGCTCCTCCATCCCGAGGCCAGCGCCCCAAGCGTATTGTGCATCCATAGGTCCTCGCCGCTGGCGGGGCAAGGGGGCCGTCACCGCGCCGCCGGACGCGTTGCGGCCTTTCTTGACGCCTCCAGGCTTTTTCCGTAGCCCGAGGCCCTTAGGCCATACGGCCGCACGTTGTTTTTTCCGGAGTACTTCCTTGAATACCGAGACTTCCTCCATAGCCACCGAAGCCCAAATTCTTCGCCACCGCAAAGAAAAGGCCAAGTTTTTGCGCGACGCCGGCATCGCCCTGTATCCCAACGATTTCCGGCGCACCCACCTGGTGGCGGACATCCTCGCCGCCCATGGCGAGGAAGACGCCGCCGCCCTGGAGGCCGCTTCGAATCCCGTGACCGTGGCCGGCCGCATCATGGCCCTGCGCTCCTTCGGAAAGGCCACGTTCTTCCACATTCAGGACGTCAGCGGCCGCATCCAGGTCTATGCCCAGCGCGACGATCTTGGGGCCGATGCATACAATATCTTCAAAAAATTCGAGATCGGGGACATCGTCGGCATCCACGGCACCCTCTTTCGCACCAAGACCGGCGAGCTCACCATCAAGGCGGCCTGGGTGCGGCTCGTCACCAAATCCATGCGGCCGCTGCCGGAGAAATTCCACGGTCTCAAGGACGTGGAGCTGCGCTACCGCCAGCGCTACGTGGACCTCATGGTCAACGAACGCTCCCGCGAGATCTTCCGCAAGCGCACGGCCATCATCCAGTTCATCCGCAACTTTCTCAATGCGCGGGGCTTCCTGGAAGTGGAAACGCCCATGATGCAGCCCATCCCTGGCGGCGCGGCGGCCAAGCCGTTCATCACCCACCACAACGCCCTGGACATGGACCTGTATCTACGCATCGCCCCAGAGCTCTATCTCAAGCGGCTCTTGGTGGGCGGGTTCGAACGGGTGTACGAAATCAACCGCAATTTCCGCAACGAGGGCATCGACACCAAGCATAACCCCGAATTCACCATGATCGAGTTCTACTGGGCCTACGCCACCTACGAGGACCTCATGGACCTCACGGAGGAGCTCTTCGCCTCTCTGGCCCAGGCCGTCACCGGCTCGACGACGGTCACCTACCAAGGCCACGCCATCGATCTGGCCCGTGGGTGGACGCGGCTGTCGTTTCACGAGTCCTTGGAACGCATCGG
It encodes the following:
- the hslV gene encoding ATP-dependent protease subunit HslV — protein: MENNGRSALHGTTIVAVRDAQGVAMAGDGQITLGGTMAVKHGARKVRRLFRDRVLCGFAGSTADALTLVEKFEGKLEEFGGNLTRASVELAKLWRSDRYLRRLEAMLLVADVDTLLVLSGQGDVIEPDDGVAAIGSGGGFALAAARALRRHADLPAADVVRAAMAVAAEICVYTNDHVVVETLRRGDT
- a CDS encoding shikimate kinase; its protein translation is MFIKKKVEVAEADATMTFRPGQFRREPFSLERKNIVLVGLRASGKTTVGRLLAERLACPFVDTDDLVEADLGVSIADFVAAHGWPAFRAAEEAAVEHACGLPGKVVATGGGAVLSEKNRALWGRQAVVLYLAADIPLLVARLGHGPDARRPALSDLPLEEELVACLREREPLYMAVMDHMLQACRSPEQLVEDALVALGLAEWDGEERERLLERW
- the lysS gene encoding lysine--tRNA ligase — encoded protein: MNTETSSIATEAQILRHRKEKAKFLRDAGIALYPNDFRRTHLVADILAAHGEEDAAALEAASNPVTVAGRIMALRSFGKATFFHIQDVSGRIQVYAQRDDLGADAYNIFKKFEIGDIVGIHGTLFRTKTGELTIKAAWVRLVTKSMRPLPEKFHGLKDVELRYRQRYVDLMVNERSREIFRKRTAIIQFIRNFLNARGFLEVETPMMQPIPGGAAAKPFITHHNALDMDLYLRIAPELYLKRLLVGGFERVYEINRNFRNEGIDTKHNPEFTMIEFYWAYATYEDLMDLTEELFASLAQAVTGSTTVTYQGHAIDLARGWTRLSFHESLERIGKVAPETFLDPQRCREFVLRLGEPVGKEEKLGKLQAKIFDNLVEPNLIQPHFIYGYPTDISPLSRKNDANPDITDRFELFICGQEMANAFSELNDPVDQRERFEEQVRERAQGDDEAHVMDEDYIRALEYGMPPAAGQGIGIDRLVMLLTDSPSIREVILFPLLRPEAS